In the Phycisphaerae bacterium genome, one interval contains:
- the galE gene encoding UDP-glucose 4-epimerase GalE has product MKVLVTGGAGYVGSHCVRELCDAGMEVVIVDNLISGHRSAVDPRALLLVGDLSDDALLDRTFGEYRFDAVMHFAALLDVNASVREPLGYYRNNVINSLALLERMRANEVKRLVFSSSCATYGIPKALPITEDMPQNPITPYGRSKLMMEWAMQDCAHAWGLGVTALRYFNAAGAARDGSMGEDHDPEFHLIPVVLQVALGQREDIRIFGLDYPTPDGSCVRDYVHVEDLAAAHRLALVSQPEGAFRAYNVGTGLGVSVKELVETAREVTGQDITALPAQRREGDAPELYADPTKVMGELNWQPKYREIRDILETAWNWHRSHPRGYEDGSKSQSSG; this is encoded by the coding sequence ATGAAAGTTCTGGTGACAGGCGGCGCCGGCTACGTGGGCAGCCATTGCGTGCGCGAATTGTGCGATGCCGGGATGGAGGTTGTCATTGTCGACAACCTGATCAGCGGCCATCGAAGCGCGGTTGATCCCCGGGCCCTGCTTCTCGTCGGCGATCTTTCCGATGACGCCCTGCTGGATCGCACCTTTGGCGAATATCGATTCGACGCCGTCATGCACTTCGCCGCCCTGCTGGATGTCAACGCCTCGGTCCGTGAGCCGCTGGGGTACTACCGCAACAATGTGATCAATAGCCTTGCGCTCCTCGAACGTATGCGCGCCAACGAGGTTAAGCGCTTGGTCTTCAGTTCCAGCTGCGCGACCTACGGCATTCCGAAGGCGCTACCCATCACCGAGGACATGCCTCAGAACCCCATCACGCCTTACGGCCGATCCAAACTGATGATGGAATGGGCCATGCAGGATTGCGCCCATGCATGGGGGCTCGGTGTTACCGCCCTGCGCTACTTCAACGCCGCAGGTGCTGCTCGCGACGGTTCGATGGGAGAGGATCACGATCCCGAGTTTCATCTGATTCCGGTTGTGCTTCAGGTCGCCCTCGGCCAGCGTGAGGATATCCGCATCTTCGGGCTGGATTATCCCACTCCCGACGGCAGTTGTGTGCGCGATTACGTCCACGTGGAAGACCTTGCAGCCGCTCATCGCCTGGCACTTGTCAGCCAGCCGGAGGGCGCATTCCGTGCCTATAACGTGGGCACCGGGCTGGGTGTCAGCGTAAAGGAACTTGTGGAGACCGCTCGCGAGGTCACCGGCCAGGACATCACGGCCCTTCCAGCACAGCGCCGCGAAGGGGACGCGCCGGAGTTGTACGCCGATCCCACGAAGGTCATGGGCGAACTCAATTGGCAGCCCAAGTACCGCGAGATTCGCGACATTCTCGAGACCGCCTGGAACTGGCACCGCAGCCATCCGCGGGGCTACGAAGACGGATCCAAATCCCAATCGAGCGGCTAG
- a CDS encoding aminopeptidase P family protein: MAKRKSRGPAPHHRRRLSVCRAAMRKAKLPGLLITNPRDYLYLTGFTGEDSAVLITARDVHMISDGRFDETLNQECPWAKRWMRKGLLIPEIATVSRKSGLRRVGIQGDHLTVQELQELSRLNRGTRFEDAPPISRDMRLIKSPEELKVIRKAIRVAEEAFQATRESIQIGQTELEVAARVEYEMKRRGASEPSFGTICAEGPNAALPHAHPGKRKLRKGSALLLDWGARVDGYCSDLTRMLFVGSISARIREIYKLVLDAQLKAIEAIRPGARMCDVDAVARDHIAGAGYREAFNHGLGHGFGLDIHESPSLSWRSDQELREGMVVTVEPGIYLPGVGGVRIEDDILVTPRGYKVLTSLSKSLEEAVL, translated from the coding sequence ATGGCCAAGCGAAAATCGCGCGGACCGGCACCGCACCACCGCCGACGCCTGTCGGTATGTCGAGCGGCCATGAGGAAAGCCAAGCTCCCCGGCCTGCTCATCACCAACCCCCGGGACTACCTCTATCTTACCGGCTTCACCGGGGAGGATTCGGCCGTGCTGATCACCGCCCGGGACGTGCACATGATCAGCGACGGTCGCTTCGACGAAACATTGAACCAGGAATGTCCCTGGGCCAAACGATGGATGCGGAAGGGCCTTTTGATTCCGGAGATCGCTACGGTCTCGCGCAAGTCCGGCCTCCGCCGCGTGGGTATTCAGGGCGATCATCTAACTGTTCAGGAGCTCCAGGAGCTTTCCCGCCTGAATCGAGGAACGAGGTTCGAGGACGCTCCTCCGATCTCACGGGACATGCGTCTCATCAAGAGTCCCGAGGAGCTCAAAGTCATTCGAAAGGCGATCCGCGTGGCCGAAGAAGCGTTTCAGGCCACGCGGGAGTCCATTCAGATCGGCCAGACGGAGTTGGAAGTTGCCGCCCGCGTGGAGTACGAAATGAAGCGCCGCGGGGCTTCGGAACCGTCCTTCGGTACGATCTGCGCCGAGGGGCCGAATGCCGCCCTCCCTCACGCCCACCCTGGAAAGCGAAAGCTGCGTAAAGGCAGCGCTTTGCTTCTGGATTGGGGCGCCCGGGTGGACGGATACTGCAGCGATTTGACCCGTATGCTCTTCGTGGGTAGCATTTCGGCGAGAATCCGGGAGATTTATAAACTGGTGCTTGATGCGCAACTCAAAGCCATCGAGGCCATTCGTCCCGGAGCAAGAATGTGCGATGTGGACGCAGTGGCGCGGGACCACATTGCCGGTGCGGGATACCGGGAGGCCTTTAATCACGGGCTGGGTCATGGATTCGGCCTGGATATTCACGAGTCCCCTTCGCTGAGCTGGCGGTCAGATCAGGAGCTGCGAGAGGGCATGGTGGTAACAGTGGAACCGGGCATCTACCTGCCCGGCGTCGGCGGCGTCAGAATCGAGGATGACATCCTCGTTACTCCGCGCGGTTACAAGGTACTGACCAGCCTGTCCAAGTCATTGGAAGAGGCGGTCCTGTAG
- the accB gene encoding acetyl-CoA carboxylase biotin carboxyl carrier protein, with product MEFPGLLDIDKIRMLVEMMVKNDLVEVSLRDGEEEINLRRPNPAGEGRVDFGAMPRMTVSPPGGDASAPAPAPSPKVEDVELVPIPSPMVGTFYAAPDPDSPPFVQLGQQISTGAVVCVLEAMKVFNEIKSEITGTIERILVKNQEPVEFGQPLFLVRPT from the coding sequence ATGGAGTTTCCGGGCTTGCTCGACATCGACAAGATTCGCATGCTCGTGGAGATGATGGTCAAGAACGACCTCGTCGAAGTGTCCCTGCGCGATGGGGAAGAAGAGATCAACCTGCGGCGACCAAATCCGGCCGGCGAGGGTCGCGTGGACTTTGGCGCGATGCCCCGCATGACGGTGAGCCCCCCGGGAGGCGACGCGTCTGCGCCCGCACCGGCTCCGTCACCCAAGGTGGAGGACGTTGAACTGGTCCCCATCCCTTCACCGATGGTCGGCACGTTTTACGCTGCACCCGACCCGGATTCGCCTCCGTTTGTTCAATTGGGGCAGCAAATTTCCACCGGAGCGGTCGTTTGCGTGCTCGAGGCAATGAAAGTCTTCAATGAGATCAAGTCCGAGATCACCGGGACAATTGAGCGCATCCTGGTCAAGAACCAGGAGCCGGTGGAATTCGGCCAACCGCTGTTCTTGGTTCGTCCGACGTAA
- the accC gene encoding acetyl-CoA carboxylase biotin carboxylase subunit, with the protein MFRRILIANRGEIALRIIRACHELDIEAVCVYSDEDRGASYLELADRTICIGAASPRESYLKSDRIIAAAEVSGADAIHPGYGFLAENAAFAEKCRACNIEFVGPSAEAMRLLGDKAMARTLARKAKVPTVPGSEGVVETDEDALKHAEQIGFPIMVKAAAGGGGRGMRVVHHRTDLSSVLKQARQEARGAFGNGDVYLEKLIEKPRHVEVQIIGDTAGTIIHLGERDCTVQRRYQKLIEESPSPALDARTRRDLCASAVRLAKAAGYHNAATVEFLVDARGRFYFIEVNTRIQVEHPVTEMVTGLDLIKAQIRVAAREPLGVTQRNIVHRGHAIECRINAEDPAHSFRPSAGTVTKFRPPGGPGVRVDTFGHDGCRISPRYDSLVAKLIVHQPTRAEAIQTMRRCLREFIIEPIKTTIPLHQRIMSHPDFQSGSFDTSFLERAALT; encoded by the coding sequence ATGTTCCGTCGCATCCTGATCGCCAACCGGGGGGAAATCGCGCTGCGGATCATTCGGGCTTGTCACGAGCTCGACATCGAGGCCGTTTGCGTCTACTCGGACGAGGATCGCGGCGCTTCCTACCTGGAACTCGCTGATCGGACCATCTGCATCGGCGCCGCCTCTCCGCGCGAAAGCTACCTCAAGAGCGACCGCATCATCGCCGCTGCCGAAGTCAGCGGGGCTGACGCCATCCATCCCGGATACGGCTTCCTGGCCGAGAACGCCGCGTTTGCCGAGAAATGCCGCGCCTGCAATATCGAGTTCGTCGGCCCCTCGGCCGAGGCCATGCGCCTGCTCGGTGACAAAGCTATGGCACGCACGCTGGCCCGCAAAGCCAAAGTGCCCACGGTTCCGGGTAGCGAGGGCGTGGTGGAAACCGACGAAGACGCCCTCAAGCACGCCGAGCAAATCGGCTTTCCCATTATGGTCAAGGCTGCGGCCGGGGGCGGCGGCCGGGGCATGCGCGTGGTGCATCACCGCACCGATCTCTCCTCCGTGCTCAAACAGGCGCGGCAGGAAGCACGCGGCGCATTCGGCAACGGCGATGTCTACCTCGAGAAACTCATCGAGAAGCCGCGGCACGTGGAAGTGCAGATTATTGGTGACACCGCAGGAACGATCATCCACCTCGGCGAGCGCGATTGCACCGTTCAACGCCGGTATCAGAAGCTGATTGAGGAATCACCGTCTCCCGCGCTGGATGCCCGCACCCGGCGAGATCTCTGCGCCTCTGCCGTTCGCCTCGCCAAGGCCGCCGGATATCACAACGCCGCAACGGTGGAGTTTCTCGTAGACGCTCGCGGACGATTCTATTTCATCGAGGTCAATACGCGCATCCAGGTGGAACACCCGGTCACGGAAATGGTCACCGGCCTGGATCTGATCAAGGCGCAGATTCGCGTGGCCGCGCGGGAACCACTGGGCGTCACGCAACGCAACATCGTGCACCGCGGGCACGCTATTGAATGCCGCATCAACGCCGAAGATCCTGCACACAGTTTCCGCCCCAGCGCCGGTACGGTCACCAAGTTTCGCCCGCCGGGCGGTCCGGGCGTTCGTGTCGACACCTTCGGTCACGATGGCTGCCGCATTTCCCCCCGCTACGACTCCCTCGTCGCAAAACTCATTGTCCATCAGCCCACGCGCGCGGAGGCGATTCAGACCATGCGCCGCTGTCTCAGGGAGTTCATCATCGAGCCGATCAAGACGACCATCCCTCTTCACCAGCGGATCATGTCGCATCCCGACTTCCAAAGTGGAAGCTTCGACACGTCGTTCCTGGAACGAGCCGCGCTGACCTAA